AGAGGGAGGGGGTACCTCTATTCTTATCAGGACCTGCGCTCTCTCAAGGATATCCTTAAACTTCAAGAGAACGAGGTAAGCACTCATCGCCTCAGGGTAATTCTCAATAAGTTGCGCAAGGAATTCCCAGAACTGGAAGAGCCACGATTGCTGACTGCACCCGTTACCTATAAAGACAAAAAAATCTTCGTGAAGCATGAGGGCATGACGTATGATGTTGAGGATGGGCAGTGTCTTCTTTTTCCCCTGGAGCCTGAGGAGGCAAAAATATACGAGTTTATTCCGGTTAAGCCTTCTCGTGAGAGGCATTTGGGGCGAGCGGCAAAGGGCCTTAGGGCTTCTTTGAAGAAGAAAGGTTTGTCGTCTTGAGCCAATTCTGGCCAGAAGTAATTATTGGCGGTATAATGATTGGTGTGGGTCTTTTAGTAATGCTAGGATTTGTCCCCCTTCTAATCTTATACCTAGCCGAACGGGAACAAAAAAAGCAGCTCCAGTTACCTCGCTTTTCAGACTATATCAATAAGTGTTCTTACTTATTGGTGATTTTTGGGTGTCTTATCATATTTCTCACAGTCTCATGGTTTGTTGCTAAAGAGGTAGGCTTAATTCCTGCGAGCCCTGGGTGATGAGCTTTTTATCAGCAAAATCTATCCAAGACCGCTCTCATCAAATATTCGATCCGGCCTTTGTGCCTGACGAAAAGGCTTGGCAGCCTTCATCTGTTGAATTAAGGTTAGGTGGTGAAGCTTTCCTAAGTGGAGAAAAGGAGCTAGTAATCCTTGGAGCAGAGAAACCTGATATAAAAATAAAACCAGGGAACTTTGCTATACTTTTGACGAAGGAAAAGGTCAAAATACCAACCAATTTAATGGGATTTATTTCCATAAAAAGCAAATACAAATGGTCGGGTCTGGTAAACATATCTGGGTTCCATGTTGATCCGGGGTGGGAGGGTCATCTCACTTTTTCTGTTTACAACGCCGGACCAAGTGAAATTATTCTTCGGAAAGATGAAAAAATATTTGTTATATTTTTCGCAAAGCTTGACAAAGAAACTGAGCCATATAAAGGTGGTAATCAATATCAGCGACACATATCATCGGAAATTATGAATAGAGTAATGGGCAAGTCAGTTTCTCCTTTTGAATTGGAGGACCGACTTAAAAGCCTAGAAACGAATGTTAGGTTTCAATGGGGATTACTTATTTCAGCCGTGGTTGGGATCATATTGTTATTCTTAAGATATTTAATAAAAGGTATCTCCTAATAAAAAATTAAAATGGCTCCTACCCTTAAAGAACTCTGTCTGGAAGTAACAAATTTATGCCCTATGGCATGTATGCACTGCTCTACCATTAGCGTGAAGGAAGGCACTGGACCTGCTGAGCATATGCCTATTTCTGTGGCTAAAAGTGTAGTCAAAGAATTTAAAGCGCTTGGAGGTCATATCCTCGAAATTTCTGGAGGCGAACCTCTCCTTTATCCACATCTTTTCGAATTACTTCAATACGCTGCAACCCTGGATTTGGAGGTCCGTTTATATACCAGTGGTATAGTTTCCGCAGATGATCGTGGTTTAATTGGAATCAGTTCTGGGAAGGCAAACAAGTTAAAGGCTGCGGGTGTCTCCCGGATTATCTTTAGCCTCCAAGGGGCCACTTCTCAAACTCACGACAGCATTGTTGGGGCTAGCGGCGCCCACACATTAGTTTTAAGCGATATCAGCAACATAAAGGCAGCAGGCTTATGGACGGGTGTACATTTTGTGCCTATGGCCCCCAATTACCAGGAAATAGACGCTTTGATGGATATTTGCTGGTCGCTCAGGGTAGATGAACTGGCGCTTTTGAGGTTTGTGCCACAGGGAAGAGGCTTGAAAAACCGTTCAATGTTGGAGATGACGCTTGAGAAATTTGACAGCTTTTTAAAGCTTGTTGTTCAAGGGAAAAAGCAGTATCCCAATCTAAATGTGCGTGTCGGTTGCCCGATGGATTTTCTTTCTCTATACGAGGAAGGCCTGAAGCCACATCCTTGTAAGGCAGGGCGTTGTACATGCTTGATAGCCTCTAGCGGAGACGTGGTTCCTTGCCCAGGATTCAAGAACTCCCCTGATTTTATAGCTGGAAATATATACAATGAAAACCTCTCTACAATCTGGCGAGAGGGATTCAAGAGCTTACGTGAGTTCGATTATCATAAATTAAGTGGTATGTGCCAAGGGTGCTCAAACCTCAAGTGGTGCCATGGTCGTTGTGCAGCACAGAGAGTGATAACTTATGGCGACCTGTATGTAGGGCCTGACCCTAGCTGCCCAAAACAGTTGAAAGACGGAACCCGGAAGGAAGAAAAAGCGATTGACAAATATCAAGTCATCGCAGAGTCTAAGGCTACCCCATCGCCTATAATTGAGTCAGATAGGCCTCTACCGCTGATCGCATCTCGTTAACCTGATTACGATCTCTGGACAGCAAGCAAACCACCTTACACATGTAAGGAGGCACATGGGATGGTTCATCCGGCCGCCACCAGTGAAGGGGAAATCCAAAAAGCTGCTCCACTAAGTCTGTAACGATTATTCCTGTAGCTTCCATAGAAAAAATACGTTCGGTGGGGTTAACACACTTTTGCGTTCCTGATTTGAACGTGCACTTTTTATTCTTACAACCCAAGCAGTGTCCAGAGCCAAGAAATATGGTCGAAAACGTTCTAGCTGTCTCTCTGCCTAATTTATCCAGTAATCGGGTTATTGTTGATTCTATGAAAACCCAACGAACATAATAAGGCCCTTGAAGCACTCGAATGGGATAATGTTCAGTCCTTAGCTTTGCTAAAATAACCAGAGCCATGTGGCGCTTTAGGCTAATTTTACGAAAATCGGGGGCAAAAGGAGGGCATCCTCCATTCCGGCCATACAACCGGCATCCATTTCGACACGCTGCGATAGTAAGCTCCCGATTATAAGGTATTTCACTAGTCTGAATTACATGGAATAATACCTCTACTGGATATTGATTTCCTGATCCTGTTTTATAAATCACCTCCATTCTTGCCTTTCCTCAAGTCCTCCCGCTTCCTTGCTTGCAGAATAATTATCCATTTTTCAATCAGGTAAAAAAACCTCTTCAATCGCTTTCGCGGCCTAAGAGGGCGATCAGGCGGCTCAGACCGAAAAGTGAAATCAGGCCCAGTAGCAGGACCCAGCCCAGATGAAGGTTCAGCTTGATAGCGAGATGCGCACTGCCAAGTATGAGGCCCAGGCTGGCGATGATCATCAGCCTTTTGAGGTGACGCCACTGTAAATCATACTCCTTTTCGACGCGCCCCGCTTTTTTCAACCGGTGAAGGAAAAAATCCAGGTCCCAGGCCAGGAGCGCCGCGACGACGCTGATTAGCAGCCACGCGAACGGTATACCCAGAAACGCGCCGCGTGCTGCCACCGCAACGAAGAAGGTCAGGCCGAAGGAAGCGATCCAGCCCCACTGGAGTCTCTGGCTGTAAAGCCAGAACAACCCGAAAGCCGCGATCACAAACCCCCAGGCCCACAAACCCTTTGAGGCGTAAGCAATGGCCAGCACCCCGGCCGCCAGGACCGTGCAGACAAAAAAGACATTGCGGCAGAGGGCCATCTTTCACCGGTATATATATGGCGGTCGCCTCAAGGAAGCATTGACCGCATGGTGGATAGGCGTGTTTACATGCCAGTCCAGGATGCGCACACCCGCCTTTTGCAACTCACGGAGCACCACCTCTCTTTCCAGGAAGGCGATGCGTTTCCCGATCTCGAAATCCGGATGAAACTTCAGCTCTTTTTCTTCAAAAGAAATTGGGTCAGGGCTAACGACCAGGATTTGATATCCCCGCGCCCGGAGCCGGAACAGGGTCTGTAAGTCTCCCTTAAGAAGCGGGCTGATAAAGATAAGTTGAGAATGAGAAGGAAAGAGACGAGTCGGAAGATTGTCCAGCTTGTTAAAGACTTCACTCTTCCCGGGTTCAGCCTTGGTCAGGGCCTGTAGGATGCGCTCCCGCTGGACCTTGCCATATCCGGGGATAGTCCAATCCACGACACGGCCGTAGACAAGCATCCCGACGCGGTTGCCATCGCTTAAAAAGGCCTCGGCCAAGGCAGCGGTGGCTGAAACGGCATACTCAAAAAGCGACTCTTCCTTCAACCTGAAGTAGGTTCGCTGGCGCGCGTCCAGGATAAGCCCCACATCCGCAACCCGCTCCTGCTCAAACTCATTGGTAAATAACGACCTGGGATGGCGAGCCGTGGCTTTCCAGTTGATGGTGTGCGGGGGATCACCGGGCTGCGATTCCCTGACCCCGAAAAACTCCACCCCGGGACCGCCCAGGCGAGCCGGGATGAAACCGGAGTAAACCCTGGTCCGCCGCGGCCGAATCGCCACCCGCTTCGGTTTGACGGCATGAGGCAGAACCATGAGCCGGCCTTCAACCTCAAAGAACTCCTCTTTGTAGTTAAGGCCAGTATGATCACCGGCCCTGGCCCTCACCCCCTGAAACCAGTAAGACCCTCGCCTGGAATGCAAGGTATAATCCCAATCCAGAGTTTCACCGGCCTCAAGCGAGGTGAGCAGGCTGGTTGCCCCGTCAATCAGCTCAAGCGGCGCTGGGACCAGGTCTTGAAGAAAGACCTCTTCCAGACGGTGGCCTTCATTGGTGACTTGCAGTTCCACCTTAACGGGGTCGTCCTGGGAGACACGGTCGGCGCTGAAGGTCCTTGAGATCCTGAGCCAAATCCTTTCCGGGCCAAAAAGAGGACCGATTCCCAGGTAAACCAGGAAAGGCACCATCAGGGCCAGCAGTTCCCCGGCCTGGGTCAGCAGGCCCCAAAGAAAAAGCCCGTAAAGAAGGAACCCCAATAAAAAGAGCCGATTCACCCTTAAACTCCCTCAATGACCGGCACCGAAACATAGTTGAGCACGCTTTCGATGACGTCGCACGCCGCGTCAATTTTCATCCATAGGTCA
This window of the Deltaproteobacteria bacterium genome carries:
- a CDS encoding MerR family transcriptional regulator; amino-acid sequence: MDKWYTSKDIKKILGISKQRLAYWRAKKLITPSGGRSKGRGRGYLYSYQDLRSLKDILKLQENEVSTHRLRVILNKLRKEFPELEEPRLLTAPVTYKDKKIFVKHEGMTYDVEDGQCLLFPLEPEEAKIYEFIPVKPSRERHLGRAAKGLRASLKKKGLSS
- a CDS encoding radical SAM protein: MAPTLKELCLEVTNLCPMACMHCSTISVKEGTGPAEHMPISVAKSVVKEFKALGGHILEISGGEPLLYPHLFELLQYAATLDLEVRLYTSGIVSADDRGLIGISSGKANKLKAAGVSRIIFSLQGATSQTHDSIVGASGAHTLVLSDISNIKAAGLWTGVHFVPMAPNYQEIDALMDICWSLRVDELALLRFVPQGRGLKNRSMLEMTLEKFDSFLKLVVQGKKQYPNLNVRVGCPMDFLSLYEEGLKPHPCKAGRCTCLIASSGDVVPCPGFKNSPDFIAGNIYNENLSTIWREGFKSLREFDYHKLSGMCQGCSNLKWCHGRCAAQRVITYGDLYVGPDPSCPKQLKDGTRKEEKAIDKYQVIAESKATPSPIIESDRPLPLIASR
- a CDS encoding DUF58 domain-containing protein, with protein sequence MNRLFLLGFLLYGLFLWGLLTQAGELLALMVPFLVYLGIGPLFGPERIWLRISRTFSADRVSQDDPVKVELQVTNEGHRLEEVFLQDLVPAPLELIDGATSLLTSLEAGETLDWDYTLHSRRGSYWFQGVRARAGDHTGLNYKEEFFEVEGRLMVLPHAVKPKRVAIRPRRTRVYSGFIPARLGGPGVEFFGVRESQPGDPPHTINWKATARHPRSLFTNEFEQERVADVGLILDARQRTYFRLKEESLFEYAVSATAALAEAFLSDGNRVGMLVYGRVVDWTIPGYGKVQRERILQALTKAEPGKSEVFNKLDNLPTRLFPSHSQLIFISPLLKGDLQTLFRLRARGYQILVVSPDPISFEEKELKFHPDFEIGKRIAFLEREVVLRELQKAGVRILDWHVNTPIHHAVNASLRRPPYIYR